One part of the Anopheles coustani chromosome 2, idAnoCousDA_361_x.2, whole genome shotgun sequence genome encodes these proteins:
- the LOC131267059 gene encoding histidine protein methyltransferase 1 homolog, translating into MFKFSFQVESEEESALSKDENLVVTSQKSNENETRAEDTPVYPCEELCVDTILVGPRSINPEVTCNFTPVPECSIAYLNHLALLEETFTDDIVTAELDHSDLVPNRYEGGLKVWECTFDLGKFLVSSEDLKALFQGKKVLDLGCGAGVLGIEAIQLGASSVHFQDYNKDVLTKTTMINYDLNCRSDDKNGSDVPVAAVKFFSGDWGSFTDNYDEKYDIILTSETIYSTQNYGKLLQLFDRKLEADGIIYLAAKTYYFGVGGGVRLFEDALASDDRFQCETVWKCDIGVKREILKISRK; encoded by the exons ATGTTTAAGTTTTCGTTTCAAGTGGAATCAGAAGAAGAATCGGCTTTATCAAAAGATGAAA ATTTGGTAGTGACCTCacaaaaatcgaatgaaaatgaaacacgtGCAGAAGACACTCCGGTATATCCTTGCGAAGAACTATGTGTAGATACAATCCTTGTTGGACCCCGATCCATTAATCCGGAAGTAACGTGCAATTTCACCCCGGTACCGGAATGTTCGATAGCGTACCTCAACCATCTAGCTCTGCTGGAAGAGACATTCACCGACGATATTGTCACGGCCGAACTAGATCATTCCGATCTCGTGCCCAATCGCTACGAGGGAGGGTTGAAGGTTTGGGAGTgtacgttcgatttgggaaaGTTTCTGGTTAGCTCGGAGGACCTTAAGGCGCTGTTTCAGGGAAAGAAAGTGCTTGATCTTGGCTGTGGCGCGGGAGTTTTGGGCATCGAGGCGATCCAGCTTGGAGCCAGTAGTGTACATTTTCAGGATTAT AATAAGGACGTCCTCACGAAAACGACGATGATAAACTATGATCTAAATTGCCGTTCGGATGATAAGAACGGGTCGGATGTACCAGTCGCTGCAGTCAAGTTCTTTTCCGGCGATTGGGGTAGCTTTACGGACAATTACGATGAAAAGTACGATATTATTCTAACGTCGGAAACGATATACTCTACCCAGAACTATGGAAAACTTCTGCAACTGTTCGACCGAAAGTTAGAAGCCGATGGAATAAT ATATCTCGCAGCTAAAACTTACTACTTCGGAGTCGGCGGAGGTGTCCGGCTGTTTGAAGATGCACTGGCATCCGATGACCGCTTCCAGTGCGAAACCGTTTGGAAGTGTGATATAGGAGTGAAGCGAGAAATACTGAAAATTTCCCGAAAGTAA
- the LOC131265631 gene encoding uncharacterized protein LOC131265631 yields the protein MANVLECVVSGTGSRWMLGTLILAHLIAYNEAGGPGSMIGMALAALYAAFAGACKSGVKSLQISYIRTTHRVDFFCLFLAKWMDILALFSACAVLVRTLSSSLDAMTGGLARMYILGRNSPANEPWPDVIGVVVIFIVTGMFMLGLENTRIFGLLMMSGVLLVGSLVVIMTGLRGNVNQFHSEPILPKGVVGLLSGTALSTFTYSNDLLNGNYIKRLLGLAVILLVLLSSELVCACLTVLIKFSSSHDYEAVPILSILELKDFHKLIPAVACLLVLTCSGALLELFPEMYTQIVQLTTSDWRILAKQIGYENRDSGSPTLTIFTGGSLCAMLAFACPLENLTYILAASNVLATLARSFHFLYLPFRPHYLEQSNESSLAYSRLNTGKSAGNSSAGNGELRSARKSFWCFKSSLAHQVLSGSRVVVSSHGNREEHEREWLLLGEPSSPKAPHSPQQSIESTVLSDQISDIECIALAKPENMDSDDSSTDIDAIVDEYRQKVTVSTAGYSSDGESLRLPTANSWYLAIIFIVLIVLGSVITASGLMLWETIMIVAGVNVVFIPAVILLLFPRYDQTNSSTPALMTCVITVLGSFILFSASFAQSWPALLLWFLAGLFLFIRCDTWCCLCLDRPGSGQTTLITSVSSTKTTTTIRVPRPPKGAIIQARIAGHS from the exons ATGGCGAATGTGTTGGAGTGCGTCGTTAGCGGCACGGGAAGTCGCTGGATGCTCGGCACGTTGATCCTGGCCCATCTGATTGCGTACAACGAAGCCGGTGGACCGGGATCGATGATCGGGATGGCCCTTGCCGCCCTGTACGCCGCCTTCGCCG GCGCATGTAAATCCGGAGTCAAATCGCTCCAGATCTCGTACATCCGGACGACGCACCGGGTCGACTTCTTCTGTCTGTTTCTCGCCAAGTGGATGGACATATTGGCCCTGTTTTCCGCCTGCGCCGTCCTGGTGCGAACACTCAGCTCCTCGCTCGACGCCATGACCGGCGGGCTGGCTCGGATGTACATTTTAG GACGAAACTCACCCGCCAACGAACCCTGGCCGGACGTCATCGGCGTGGTGGTCATCTTCATCGTCACCGGAATGTTCATGCTGGGGCTGGAAAATACCCGAATTTTCGGCCTGCTCATGATGAGCGGCGTGCTGCTGGTCGGTTCGCTCGTCGTCATCATGACGGGACTGCGTGGCAACGTCAACCAGTTCCACTCGGAGCCGATCCTTCCGAAAGGCGTCGTCGGG CTTCTCTCCGGTACGGCTCTGTCAACGTTCACTTACTCGAACGATTTGCTAAACGGTAATTACATCAAGCGTCTCCTGGGATTGGCCGTTATCCTGCTGGTTTTACTATCGAGCGAACTGGTGTGTGCGTGCCTCACGGTGCTGATAAAGTTCAG CTCCAGCCACGACTACGAGGCCGTACCGATCCTATCCATCTTGGAGCTGAAGGATTTCCACAAGCTGATTCCGGCCGTCGCCTGCCTGCTGGTGCTGACCTGTTCCGGCGCCCTGCTCGAGCTGTTCCCCGAGATGTACACCCAGATCGTGCAGCTGACCACGTCCGACTGGCGCATTCTGGCCAAGCAGATCGGGTACGAGAACCGGGACAGTGGCAGCCCGACGCTCACCATCTTCACCGGAGGCAGCCTGTGCGCCATGCTGGCCTTCGCCTGCCCGCTGGAGAACCTAACCTACATCCTGGCGGCGAGCAACGTGCTCGCCACACTGGCGCGCTCCTTCCACTTCCTGTACCTACCCTTCCGGCCGCATTACCTCGAGCAGTCAA ACGAATCAAGCCTCGCTTACAGTCGACTGAACACGGGCAAGTCGGCCGGAAACTCGTCGGCCGGAAATGGGGAGCTACGTTCGGCGAGGAAAAGCTTCTGGTGCTTCAAGTCCTCCCTGGCGCATCAGGTGCTCTCGGGCAGCCGGGTGGTGGTGTCATCCCACGGGAACCGGGAGGAGCACGAGCGGGAATGGCTACTGCTCGGTGAACCATCCTCTCCGAAGGCTCCGCACAGCCCACAGCAAAGCATCGAGTCGACCGTCCTGTCGGATCAGATCTCCGACATTGAGTGTATCGCTCTGGCGAAGCCGGAAAATATGGACAGCGATGACAGCTCCACCGACATCGACGCCATCGTTGATGAGTACCGGCAGAAGGTGACGGTGTCGACGGCGGGGTACAGCTCCGACGGTGAGTCCTTGCGACTGCCGACGGCTAACAGTTGGTATTTGGCGATCATTTTCATCGTCCTCATCGTGCTCGGAAGCGTAATAACGGCGTCCGGTTTGATGCTTTGGGAAACGATTATGATTGTTGCCGGTGTCAATG tgGTTTTTATTCCAGCCGTTATATTGCTGCTTTTCCCGAGGTACGACCAAACGAATTCGTCCACACCAGCCTTGATGACCTGCGTCATAACGGTCCTCGGTTCGTTTATACTTTTCTCCGCCTCGTTCGCCCAATCTTGGCCAGCTTTACTTCTTTGGTTCCTCGCCG GGCTGTTTTTGTTCATTCGCTGCGATACCTGGTGCTGCCTCTGTCTGGATCGACCCGGCAGCGGACAAACCACCCTCATCACGAGCGTATCCTCGACGAAGACCACGACCACGATTCGCGTCCCACGCCCTCCGAAGGGAGCCATCATTCAGGCTCGCATTGCCGGCC